One Triticum dicoccoides isolate Atlit2015 ecotype Zavitan chromosome 4B, WEW_v2.0, whole genome shotgun sequence genomic window carries:
- the LOC119293455 gene encoding 60S acidic ribosomal protein P0-like — protein MAIKKPSKTDKKHAYDQKLCQLLDEYSRVLVASADNVGSSQLAEIRRGIRGESVMLMGKNTLIRRCIAAHAERSGNADVKALIPLLQGNVGLIFTKGDLKEVREEVAKYKVGAPARVGLIAPIDVVVPPGNTGLDPSQTSFFQVLNIPTKINKGSVEIVAHVDLIKKGDKVGSSEAALLAKLGIRPFSYGLVITNVYDDGSVFSPEVLDLPEEDLMEKFACGVSMVASLSLAVSYPTLAAALHMFLNGYKNVLALAVETDYSFPHADQIKEYLKDPSKFAVAAAPSGGGAAAAGAATAEEKKEEESDSGSDAEEGFMNLFDD, from the exons ATGGCGATCAAGAAGCCGTCCAAGACCGACAAGAAGCACGCGTACGACCAGAAGCTGTGCCAGCTCCTCGACGAGTACTCGAGGGTGCTCGTCGCGTCGGCGGACAACGTCGGCTCCAGCCAGCTCGCGGAGATCCGCAGGGGCATCCGCGGCGAGTCGGTCATGCTCATGGGGAAGAACACCCTCATCCGCCGCTGCATCGCGGCGCACGCCGAGAGGTCGGGCAACGCCGACGTCAAGGCCCTCATACCCCTCCTCCAA GGAAACGTCGGTCTCATCTTCACCAAGGGTGACCTCAAGGAGGTGCGCGAGGAGGTCGCCAAGTACAAG GTTGGGGCCCCTGCTCGTGTTGGCCTGATTGCTCCTATTGATGTGGTGGTTCCCCCTGGAAACACTGGTCTGGATCCCTCCCAAACTTCTTTCTTCCAG GTGCTTAACATCCCCACCAAGATTAATAAGGgcagcgtggagatcgtcgcccatGTGGACCTCATCAAGAAGGGTGACAAGGTGGGCTCATCCGAGGCTGCCCTGCTTGCCAAGCTCGGCATCCGCCCATTCTCCTATGGTCTTGTGATCACCAATGTCTACGACGATGGGTCGGTGTTCAGCCCCGAGGTTCTTGACCTCCCTGAGGAAGACCTCATGGAGAAGTTTGCGTGTGGTGTCTCCATGGTTGCCTCGCTGTCCCTGGCAGTCTCGTACCCAACTTTGGCTGCTGCACTGCACATGTTCCTCAATGGGTACAAGAACGTGCTTGCTCTCGCTGTGGAGACAGATTACTCGTTCCCCCATGCTGATCAGATCAAGGAGTACCTCAAG GACCCTAGCAAGTTTGCTGTTGCTGCCGCGCCGtctggtggtggtgctgctgcgGCTGGAGCTGCTACTGCGGAGGAGAAGAAAGAAGAGGAATCCGATAGTGGATCTGACGCTGAGGAGGGATTCATGAACCTGTTCGACGACTGA